A region from the Lolium perenne isolate Kyuss_39 chromosome 4, Kyuss_2.0, whole genome shotgun sequence genome encodes:
- the LOC139839277 gene encoding uncharacterized protein yields MQQTQHNFDQARHDNGRVMIRDFLQLNPRSFDSTPEPLDADDWVRDVNRMLNTAGVAPEDKVRFATHLLKGGSAAWWENFLEMRPANAPDVTWEEFREAFRSHHIPEGLMDRMKEKFLSLVQGNKDVMAYIIEFSRLARYGGEEVSTDAKKQKRFRNGLKPALKYALTHVSMDTFDKLVNTAIKEESGRLAFDESRKHTREVGAPSSAPPQKRRLWVPYPAPPGQAGQAGYAPRAAHAGYGPRPPTPQLQQRTYQAPPRPAYGGPRTMGPRADPTCYKCGQVGHISTFCPQKLPPPPPRSTATNAMVRAPAQGRAFNNNTRQGPRAARVNNINVEQAEQATDVVLGTLLVNSIPARVLFDTGASLSFVSDSFAQSNNLPMESLPSNLLVHSPGGQMLSSKISHGNQIQIGSHVFLASLIELRSSGINVIRGMDWLKANKVVIDCATHSVSFPTSSGTLTYTPSQTPSVQLFALNPSSLPELESIPVVCDFPDVFPEELPGMPPDRVVEFVIELEPGTAPISKRPYKMGPNELAELKKQLDELQKLGFIQPSTSPWGCPTIFVKKKDKTDRLVVDYRPLNEKTIKNTYPLPRINELFDQLAGATVFSKMDLRSGYHQIKIHKEDVPKTAFKTRYGLYEYTVIYSVMPLFMD; encoded by the exons ATGCAGCAAACCCAGCACAACTTCGATCAAGCTCGTCATGACAATGGTCGAGTGATGATCCGGGACTTCTTGCAGTTGAACCCGCGATCGTTCGACTCTACTCCTGAACCgctggatgcagatgattgggTGCGCGATGTCAACCGCATGCTCAACACAGCGGGAGTCGCTCCAGAAGACAAAGTGCGGTTTGCGACTCACCTACTGAAAGGAGGGTCCGCAGCatggtgggagaactttctcgagATGCGTCCCGCCAATGCTCCTGATGTCACATGGGAAGAATTCAGGGAAGCTTTCAGAAGCCACCACATTCCTGAAGGGCTAATGGATAGGATGAAGGAGAAATTCCTCAGTCTTGTTCAGGGCAACAAAGACGTGATGGCATACATCATCGAGTTCTCAAGGCTAGCTCGCTATGGTGGTGAAGAAGTGTCTACTGATGCCAAGAAGCAGAAGAGGTTCCGTAATGGCCTCAAGCCGGCACTCAAGTACGCGCTCACTCATGTCTCGATGGACACCTTTGACAAGCTGGTCAACACTGCTATCAAGGAAGAGTCGGGTAGGCTTGCGTTCGACGAGTCACGCAAGCATACTCGAGAGGTTGGTGCTCCTTCTTCAGCGCCGCCTCAGAAGCGCAGGTTGTGGGTTCCTTATCCCGCACCGCCAGGACAAGCAGGACAAGCTGGGTATGCTCCCCGCGCAGCACACGCTGGGTATGGTCCCCGCCCTCCCACCCCACAGCTTCAGCAGAGGACCTACCAAGCTCCGCCAAGGCCTGCATATGGTGGACCAAGGACGATGGGTCCACGTGCCGACCCCACATGCTACAAGTGTGGTCAGGTTGGGCACATCTCTACCTTCTGCCCTCAGAAgctacctccaccaccacctcgctcTACTGCAACAAATGCGATGGTTCGTGCACCAGCTCAGGGCCGTGCCTTCAACAACAACACTAGGCAAGGTCCGAGGGCTGCTCGCGTCAACAACATCAACGTTGAGCAAGCTGAACAAGCTACCGACGTCGTGCTTGGTACTTTGCTTGTTAACTCTATTCCTGCAAGAGTTCTGTTCGATACAGGAGCTTCTCTATCTTTTGTGTCTGATAGTTTTGCTCAAAGTAACAACCTCCCTATGGAAAGCTTACCGTCTAATCTCTTGGTTCATTCTCCCGGAGGACAAATGTTATCTTCCAAGATAAGTCATGGCAATCAAATTCAGATTGGAAGCCATGTGTTCCTTGCATCCCTCATCGAGCTTAGATCTTCTGGCATTAATGTCATCCGTGGCATGGATTGGTTGAAGGCCAACAAAGTTGTCATTGATTGCGCCACCCATTCAGTTTCTTTTCCTACTTCATCAGGAACCTTGACCTATACACCTTCTCAAAcaccttccgttcagctctttgcTTTGAATCCTAGTTCGCTTCCGGAGCTTGAGTCTATACCCGTGGTTTGTGACTTTCCTGATGTCTTTCCTGAAGAACTTCCAGGTATGCCACCTGACAGGGTTGTTGAGTTCGTCATTGAACTAGAGCCTGGAACAGCTCCTATCTCAAAGAGGCCATACAAAATGGGTCCCAATGAGTTGGCTGAACTCAAGAAGCAGCTTGACGAGTTGCAAAAACTTGGTTTCATTCAGCCAAGCACTTCTCCATGGGGATGTCCTACCATCTTCGTGAAGAAAAAGGATAAAACTGATCGATTGGTGGTTGACTACCGCCCTCTCAATGAGAAAACGATCAAGAATACATATCCTCTTCCTCGCATCAATGAGCTCTTTGATCAGCTTGCGGGTGCAACTGTGTTctctaagatggatttgagaagtggttatcaccaaatcaaaatccACAAAGAGGATGTACCCAAGACAGCCTTCAAAACTCGTTATGGTCTCTACGAatacaccgtcat atattctgtgatgcctctcttcatgGACTAG